The following coding sequences lie in one Niabella agricola genomic window:
- a CDS encoding heparin lyase I family protein: MKKRSIGLLPVLFTLSAAAQPALEPVTGRVNIQADTAAKADIVDGEWVAVGINRPYSIQKDATRRFNGKPSFRFELKGEDNSLEGYEEGSTKGRAELSYCYATADDFKGLPPDAYTTEQVLKMVYDRGKGQCKQGSKWTYTFSVYVPSGLPSDVNTIFAQWHGMPSRTLVQDPSGKIMQLTPQQFVKLNDSVVFNKDQGHDKIKAVDKNGKEVFKAGRKNGWKIEQGGYPPLAFGFSNNMFYIKANSDSKWMTDKTDRTLANPAKDATMVPVRSAYKTSTIAYKSAFDTFPRDTWVTFTVAIDWSVYGGPNNKMEQPGRLDVKMQYQKDKKKVNEHIVNNQPIAIGRNDESGYYFKFGIYRVGSSTVPVAYNLAGYRQQQR; this comes from the coding sequence ATGAAAAAAAGAAGCATCGGCCTGTTACCGGTATTGTTTACGTTGAGTGCAGCAGCGCAGCCGGCACTGGAACCGGTTACCGGGAGAGTAAATATACAGGCAGACACAGCAGCTAAGGCGGATATCGTAGATGGCGAGTGGGTGGCGGTAGGCATTAACCGGCCCTACTCCATTCAAAAAGACGCCACACGCCGTTTTAACGGGAAGCCTTCCTTCCGCTTTGAGCTGAAAGGGGAAGATAACTCGCTGGAGGGGTACGAGGAGGGCAGTACCAAGGGCCGCGCGGAGCTTTCTTACTGTTATGCCACAGCGGATGATTTTAAAGGATTGCCGCCGGATGCCTATACGACAGAACAGGTATTGAAAATGGTATACGACAGGGGCAAGGGGCAGTGCAAACAAGGTTCTAAATGGACCTACACATTTTCGGTATATGTACCTTCTGGCCTGCCCTCGGATGTGAACACCATCTTTGCGCAATGGCATGGCATGCCTTCCCGCACCCTGGTGCAGGATCCTTCAGGAAAAATCATGCAGCTGACGCCGCAGCAATTCGTAAAATTGAACGACAGCGTGGTGTTTAATAAAGACCAGGGACATGATAAAATAAAAGCGGTTGATAAAAATGGAAAGGAAGTTTTTAAGGCCGGCAGAAAAAATGGCTGGAAGATTGAACAGGGCGGATATCCGCCACTGGCTTTTGGCTTTTCCAATAATATGTTTTATATAAAGGCCAACTCCGATAGTAAATGGATGACGGATAAAACTGACCGGACGCTGGCCAACCCGGCTAAAGATGCCACGATGGTACCGGTACGATCTGCATACAAAACGTCGACCATAGCGTACAAAAGCGCTTTTGATACATTTCCCAGGGATACCTGGGTAACGTTTACGGTGGCGATCGACTGGTCGGTATATGGCGGGCCCAATAATAAAATGGAACAGCCCGGCAGGCTGGATGTGAAAATGCAGTATCAAAAAGATAAAAAGAAGGTGAACGAGCATATTGTAAATAATCAACCCATTGCCATCGGAAGAAATGATGAAAGCGGTTATTATTTTAAATTCGGTATCTACCGTGTCGGCAGCAGCACCGTACCAGTGGCGTATAACCTGGCAGGGTATCGGCAGCAACAACGGTAA
- a CDS encoding MFS transporter, which yields MQQRNNFLVGVILLIWFVISFVTNILGPLMPIIIETYGLSLTMAAFLPFSFFLAYGIMSVPAGMMIERLGEKKSMLIAFALNFFGALIFAFNPQYSMALASLFIIGIGMAMLQVIINPLMRTAGGEENFAFFSVMGQLVFGLASFVSPFVFTYLMQELAAQPVSNPLVSILGGLVRNGLHWTALYWLFSFIFLIMLILLALIKMPVVKLKEDEKAGAASVYLELLGKRDVWLFFLGIVAYVGTEQSLANWMSEFLKRYHHVDPAAGGANAVAWFWGLMTIGCLLGMVVLKLWDSKKVLKVACVLSAIVLTAALLGSRELSLWAFPAAGFTISVMFSVVFSLALNSISRHHGSFSGILCSGIFGGALVPFIVGALGDLVGLRYALLFLYITLGYLFFIAAYAKPLVNNKTMTLKEIFSRKKMGMASGEPD from the coding sequence ATGCAACAACGCAATAATTTTTTAGTAGGGGTGATCTTGCTGATCTGGTTTGTGATCTCCTTTGTAACCAATATACTGGGTCCCTTAATGCCCATTATTATTGAAACCTATGGGCTCAGTCTGACGATGGCTGCCTTCCTGCCCTTCTCCTTTTTCCTTGCTTATGGAATTATGTCGGTTCCTGCCGGAATGATGATTGAGCGGCTGGGAGAAAAGAAGTCGATGCTGATCGCTTTTGCGCTGAATTTTTTTGGTGCCCTGATCTTTGCGTTTAATCCGCAATACAGTATGGCGCTGGCTTCGCTCTTTATCATTGGCATCGGCATGGCCATGCTGCAGGTGATCATTAATCCATTGATGCGTACCGCCGGCGGCGAAGAAAATTTTGCCTTTTTTTCAGTGATGGGACAGCTGGTATTTGGCCTGGCCTCTTTTGTCAGTCCGTTTGTATTCACGTACCTGATGCAAGAGCTGGCTGCACAACCGGTAAGCAATCCGTTGGTAAGCATATTAGGAGGGCTGGTACGGAACGGGCTGCACTGGACGGCGCTCTACTGGCTGTTCAGCTTTATATTTTTGATCATGTTGATATTGCTGGCGCTGATAAAGATGCCGGTAGTGAAGTTAAAGGAAGATGAAAAAGCCGGAGCGGCTTCAGTATACCTGGAGCTGCTGGGAAAGCGCGATGTATGGCTGTTCTTCCTGGGTATCGTAGCATATGTAGGTACCGAGCAATCGCTTGCGAACTGGATGTCGGAATTTTTGAAACGTTATCACCATGTAGACCCTGCCGCCGGTGGCGCCAACGCCGTAGCCTGGTTCTGGGGATTGATGACCATCGGTTGTTTATTGGGAATGGTGGTGCTGAAGCTCTGGGATTCAAAAAAGGTACTGAAGGTGGCTTGTGTCCTGTCGGCGATCGTATTAACCGCGGCACTGCTGGGCAGCAGGGAGCTTTCGCTATGGGCCTTTCCGGCAGCAGGGTTTACCATTTCGGTGATGTTTTCCGTGGTATTCTCGCTGGCGCTGAATTCCATCAGCAGGCATCATGGCTCTTTTTCGGGAATTTTATGCTCGGGTATCTTTGGAGGAGCACTGGTGCCCTTTATTGTGGGCGCCCTCGGCGACCTGGTGGGGCTGCGCTATGCATTGCTATTTCTTTATATTACCCTGGGATACCTGTTCTTTATTGCAGCTTATGCAAAACCCCTGGTCAATAATAAAACGATGACCTTAAAGGAGATCTTTTCGCGAAAAAAGATGGGAATGGCATCCGGCGAACCGGATTGA
- a CDS encoding ROK family protein, whose amino-acid sequence MNKQFAIGIDVGGTALKCGVVAEDGSLVYCFTEAIKRESGEAGIVEQIAECITKAAAVVQDKGGIICGTGVGFPGIVEEDVVIGGADNLPGFEQLHLGRLLQERTGYRTLVDNDANMMGMGEWIYGAAKGCSDIVFLTVGTGIGGALVINNQLYGGYRNRGTELGHIIIRQGGIACSCGSRGCFEAYASVAALIGHYQLLKQDMPDTVDGRHIVEGYFLQEDAAVAAMAYHFDYMATGIAGYINIFSPQKVVIGGGISEAGDFYIREIAARVAQLAMPAASQQTALAAATLGNKAGLQGCAAKVFQSLTGSTPQ is encoded by the coding sequence TTGAATAAACAATTTGCAATAGGAATAGACGTAGGCGGCACTGCGCTGAAATGTGGCGTGGTGGCGGAAGACGGAAGTCTGGTATACTGCTTTACGGAAGCGATAAAAAGAGAAAGCGGAGAAGCTGGTATCGTTGAACAAATCGCGGAGTGCATCACAAAGGCCGCCGCTGTGGTACAGGATAAGGGGGGGATTATATGCGGTACCGGTGTTGGTTTTCCGGGCATCGTTGAAGAGGACGTAGTGATCGGAGGTGCAGACAACCTGCCGGGATTTGAACAGCTACACCTTGGACGCCTGCTGCAGGAACGAACCGGCTACCGGACCCTGGTCGATAATGATGCCAATATGATGGGCATGGGGGAGTGGATCTATGGCGCGGCGAAGGGTTGCAGTGATATTGTTTTTTTAACCGTTGGTACCGGCATCGGCGGCGCGCTCGTCATCAATAACCAGCTATACGGCGGATACCGGAACCGGGGAACGGAACTGGGGCATATCATTATCCGGCAGGGGGGAATCGCCTGCTCCTGCGGGTCCAGGGGATGTTTTGAAGCCTATGCGTCAGTAGCGGCCTTGATCGGGCATTACCAATTACTAAAGCAGGATATGCCGGACACTGTAGACGGCAGGCATATCGTTGAAGGTTATTTTTTGCAGGAGGATGCAGCCGTTGCGGCTATGGCGTATCATTTTGATTATATGGCTACGGGCATTGCCGGATACATTAATATATTCAGTCCGCAAAAGGTAGTGATCGGCGGAGGAATCAGCGAGGCCGGTGATTTTTATATCCGCGAAATAGCGGCACGGGTAGCACAACTGGCCATGCCGGCTGCCAGTCAGCAAACAGCGCTGGCGGCGGCTACATTGGGAAACAAAGCCGGGCTGCAGGGCTGTGCGGCAAAGGTTTTTCAATCGCTTACAGGGTCAACACCACAATGA
- a CDS encoding sulfatase family protein produces MLKQWSYLFYFACLLSFAGGCTSQQKEQPASRPNILIVMSDNQSAGHVGVYGDSTVRTPNMDKVAGEGVRFTNAFCSSPSCTPSRAGFLTGQDIWRLEEGADLWSILPTKYPLYTDLLEASGYEIGFQGKGWGPGSFEANGRKRNPGGNPYESFDQFLKQKKQGTPWTYWISSHEPHRPYEVGVGARSGIDPQKVKVPSYLPDAPDVRTDIADYYHSVEVFDKELGDALAVLKQSGELENTIVVVCSDNGWQMPRGLANLYDFGTHVPLIISWPGKFKKATVAGGLVTLNDLAPTFLQLAGVPVPAEMTAKSLLPLLDNNSKESFPDREFVVLGRERHAFVRQHGMGYPGRAIRTRQYLYIRNYEPGRWAAGDPPLYGDIDPYMLNYPGPAKFYMIANKDNPAVKPLFELGMGKRPAEELFDITRDPYQLHNLAADPAYKNVKEKLAAQMQAYLVKTKDPRATGGDVSVWDKAPYFSDIDKRAHPSPEAIKQFKLDSVYDYLK; encoded by the coding sequence ATGTTAAAACAATGGAGCTATCTCTTTTATTTCGCTTGTCTGCTGTCATTTGCCGGCGGTTGTACATCGCAGCAGAAGGAACAACCGGCATCCCGGCCCAATATCCTGATTGTGATGTCGGATAACCAATCGGCCGGCCATGTAGGCGTTTATGGCGATTCAACTGTGCGCACCCCCAATATGGATAAAGTGGCGGGTGAAGGGGTGCGTTTTACAAATGCATTTTGCAGTTCCCCCTCCTGTACGCCGTCGCGGGCCGGTTTTCTTACCGGCCAGGATATCTGGCGGCTGGAAGAGGGAGCCGACTTATGGAGCATACTCCCAACAAAATATCCGCTGTATACCGATCTGCTGGAGGCTTCGGGTTATGAAATCGGCTTCCAGGGTAAGGGCTGGGGGCCGGGAAGCTTTGAGGCCAATGGCCGCAAGCGCAATCCGGGCGGGAATCCGTATGAAAGTTTTGACCAGTTTTTAAAGCAGAAAAAACAGGGCACTCCCTGGACCTACTGGATCAGTAGCCATGAACCGCACCGTCCTTACGAGGTAGGTGTTGGTGCCAGGTCGGGCATCGATCCGCAAAAGGTAAAAGTACCCAGCTATCTTCCGGATGCACCGGATGTACGCACAGATATTGCCGACTATTATCATTCTGTAGAAGTTTTTGACAAAGAGCTGGGCGATGCACTGGCGGTATTAAAACAAAGCGGCGAGCTGGAAAATACCATCGTGGTGGTTTGTAGTGATAACGGCTGGCAGATGCCACGCGGGCTGGCCAACCTGTATGATTTTGGTACGCATGTACCCCTGATCATTTCCTGGCCGGGCAAATTTAAAAAAGCTACGGTTGCCGGCGGATTGGTTACCCTGAATGACCTGGCGCCCACTTTCCTGCAGCTGGCCGGTGTGCCGGTGCCCGCGGAAATGACGGCAAAAAGTTTATTGCCGTTGCTGGACAATAACAGTAAGGAGTCTTTCCCTGACCGCGAATTTGTAGTACTGGGCCGGGAGCGGCATGCTTTTGTGCGGCAGCACGGAATGGGTTATCCCGGAAGAGCTATACGTACCCGGCAATATTTGTACATTCGCAATTATGAGCCCGGCCGCTGGGCGGCAGGTGATCCTCCGCTGTATGGAGATATTGATCCGTATATGCTCAACTATCCTGGTCCGGCAAAGTTTTATATGATCGCTAATAAAGACAATCCTGCTGTAAAACCATTGTTCGAACTGGGTATGGGCAAGCGGCCGGCAGAAGAGCTGTTTGACATCACCCGTGACCCTTACCAATTGCACAACCTGGCTGCAGACCCTGCCTACAAAAATGTAAAAGAAAAACTGGCGGCACAAATGCAGGCCTACCTGGTAAAAACAAAAGATCCAAGGGCCACCGGAGGCGATGTAAGTGTTTGGGATAAGGCGCCTTATTTCAGCGATATTGATAAACGCGCACATCCCAGTCCCGAAGCGATAAAGCAGTTTAAGCTGGATTCTGTATATGATTACTTAAAATAA
- a CDS encoding RagB/SusD family nutrient uptake outer membrane protein, with protein sequence MKLISKRFIWMALTAGSLLAFGSCKKALEVKAYSYFTSDNFFSDADEAYMATLGVYGAVSNFSGYGWYVPMVLDNDNDISQISGNSVDSWRVIPHYLGIPETDIYYSTWSVLYQGIDRANVVIEKIPQMPLFNAGTDDQKAQLNRMLGEAKFLRGFYYSELVRLWGDVPFKTTSSKAGDNLKGALTDRYEIYKQVIKDMQEAIDVLPAATPTDERINKWGAKAMLARVCLFAGGYSLATDGTMKRPANYKDYYKTAQSQINDIMAANPYKLNASYPQVFINQCKHNLEPTESIFQIALYTVADPAGDQPNSSRFGFWNAPTTAKGVYGATNLREATVRPFYESFQAGDVRKDFAVARYTVAADGSRTYIVTGTGDQNWAPGKWSREYQTNSITEQTSTDINCVVMRYSDLLLMRAEVENELNEGPNDLALDAINQVRRRAYGLDMPGNAISLTVTDGGSGYTSNPTLQITGGGGNYAAAVVATRTSNKISALTIYNPGYGYTSAPTVTVTGGGGTGAVITASLVPKPATDQVYIPSGLTKQQFLDTLVSERAKELCFEGMRRSDLIRWNLLGAKIADTYAKTQAIRTSYPYLSGTNFKPGKHELFPYPQNEKDVNSSINRQNPGW encoded by the coding sequence ATGAAACTGATATCAAAACGTTTTATATGGATGGCGCTTACAGCCGGCTCGTTGCTTGCTTTTGGCTCCTGTAAAAAAGCATTAGAAGTAAAAGCTTATTCGTACTTTACCAGCGATAATTTTTTTAGTGATGCCGATGAAGCTTATATGGCTACCCTGGGTGTATATGGAGCGGTATCAAACTTTTCCGGTTATGGCTGGTATGTACCGATGGTATTGGATAATGATAATGACATCAGCCAGATATCCGGAAACAGTGTCGATAGCTGGCGCGTAATCCCGCACTACCTGGGCATTCCTGAAACCGATATTTATTACAGTACCTGGAGCGTGTTGTACCAGGGTATCGACCGGGCTAATGTGGTGATTGAAAAGATTCCGCAAATGCCGTTGTTCAATGCCGGAACCGATGACCAGAAGGCGCAGTTGAACCGGATGCTGGGTGAAGCTAAGTTTTTACGCGGGTTTTATTATTCGGAACTGGTGCGTTTGTGGGGAGATGTGCCTTTTAAAACTACCTCATCTAAAGCAGGCGATAACCTGAAAGGGGCGTTAACGGACCGTTATGAGATCTATAAACAGGTTATTAAAGACATGCAGGAAGCGATCGATGTGCTGCCCGCAGCAACGCCTACTGACGAGCGGATCAACAAGTGGGGTGCAAAGGCCATGCTGGCAAGGGTTTGCCTTTTTGCAGGAGGCTATTCGCTGGCTACCGATGGTACTATGAAACGTCCTGCTAATTACAAGGATTATTATAAGACAGCGCAAAGCCAGATCAATGATATCATGGCTGCCAATCCTTATAAGCTCAATGCCAGCTATCCCCAGGTATTTATTAACCAGTGCAAACATAATTTGGAGCCTACCGAAAGTATTTTCCAGATCGCACTATACACCGTAGCCGATCCGGCAGGTGACCAGCCAAACTCTTCTCGTTTTGGATTCTGGAATGCGCCTACAACTGCAAAGGGTGTGTATGGCGCTACCAATTTAAGAGAAGCAACCGTGCGGCCGTTTTATGAAAGCTTCCAGGCGGGTGATGTCAGAAAAGATTTCGCGGTGGCCCGGTATACGGTTGCGGCCGATGGAAGTCGTACCTATATTGTAACCGGTACCGGAGATCAGAACTGGGCGCCCGGCAAATGGAGCCGTGAGTATCAGACCAATTCCATAACCGAGCAAACCAGTACTGATATCAATTGTGTTGTGATGCGCTATTCAGACCTGCTGCTGATGCGGGCAGAGGTGGAAAATGAATTGAATGAAGGCCCCAATGATCTGGCCCTCGATGCTATTAACCAGGTACGGAGAAGGGCATATGGGCTTGATATGCCCGGAAATGCGATCAGCCTGACGGTTACCGATGGTGGCAGTGGCTATACCAGCAATCCTACACTTCAGATAACCGGTGGCGGCGGAAATTATGCTGCTGCAGTGGTGGCAACACGTACCAGTAATAAAATTTCTGCGTTGACCATCTATAACCCGGGGTATGGTTATACATCTGCGCCTACTGTTACTGTAACCGGTGGTGGCGGAACCGGGGCGGTGATTACCGCATCGCTGGTGCCTAAACCTGCAACAGACCAGGTTTATATACCCAGCGGATTAACCAAGCAACAGTTTTTAGATACCCTTGTTTCAGAGCGTGCCAAGGAATTGTGTTTTGAAGGCATGCGCCGCTCAGATCTGATCCGCTGGAATTTGCTGGGCGCCAAAATAGCCGATACCTATGCCAAAACACAGGCGATAAGAACGTCTTATCCCTATCTTTCAGGAACCAATTTCAAACCCGGGAAGCATGAGTTGTTTCCTTACCCGCAAAATGAAAAAGATGTAAACAGTTCTATTAACCGTCAAAACCCCGGATGGTAA
- a CDS encoding SusC/RagA family TonB-linked outer membrane protein codes for MRSTFALLLFLVGISGTLSAQTIKVTGMVSSTSGEPLSGATVQEKGTARTVLTQKNGQYSIQAQANAVLVVSYIGYEAKEININGREQIDISLQEQDKSLEQVVVVGYGTQKRKDLTGAVSSVSGAELAKVPVQHVGQALQGRLAGVQVTMNDGSPGADPTIKIRGGTSISQSNQPLYVIDGVPQTDGIGFLDPTDIESVDVLKDASAIAIYGARGGNGVVLITTKQTKAGKVTVNYDGYVGAKHITKEIPVMNGYDYLLLSYERSLGDATRLAAFTKQYGSYDSLQFLYGNRPGINWQKETFGSTVYNQYHKVSVSGGSKDTKINMFFSRNKDNGIMIHSASTKNIGKLSVNQKVGERLNVNAIVSYSNQKIEGLSPAEGGNARLAVLQTILQYRPVAGRGTADDDLIDYETDPVDNPGGAPTFQSPVIGARSRLRESVINIMNANVTAQYKLTKNITYRGVIGYIIKDTKLKQFNTKESITAIRSGGPFGSIGQAKDPRFTYSNTLTFSKTFAAAHRLDVMAGQEYQYTYHEDFSASSNAFPSVNNGWDNLSLGTVLGTPSSYAEEDKLLSYFARANYGYKDKYLFTATMRADGSSKFGANNRWGYFPSAAFAWRIINEHFMKNSTLFSDLKLRLGYGLTGNNRIANYAALGIYGTGSYNLNNTVVISAAQNNLPNPNLKWEATEGRNIGLDMGFLNQRITLTAEVYDNRSRNLLFNTRIPSSSGFVTQFQNIGSTSSKGLEFTLNTVNIKKTDFSWSSSLNISFPKTKVLELSQGENAMVLPSYTGYNSNPSINDYILQVGQPVGMMYGYVADGLYQVSDFDFNTTTNTYTLKPGVVQDNRTVQPGYQKFKDISGPDGVPDGRITDLDRTVIGNSNPKYTGGFNNTVTYKGFDLSAFVNFTVGNDIYNANVLNNSALSQDYKNTLARFSDRWMTIDASGQRVTDPAALEALNKGKTVASYIGMVSDRPYSTLVEDGSFLRINNISLGYTLPKLFLKKAKIANARVYITAYNLHVFTSYSGYDPEVSVVNNALTPGVDFSAYPRARSFVAGINLSL; via the coding sequence ATGAGATCAACGTTTGCTCTATTATTATTCTTAGTAGGTATCTCCGGAACACTGTCTGCCCAAACCATTAAGGTAACGGGAATGGTCAGCAGCACTTCGGGAGAACCGCTGTCGGGTGCCACCGTTCAGGAAAAAGGAACGGCCCGGACTGTGCTCACTCAAAAAAACGGCCAGTATTCGATTCAGGCTCAGGCCAATGCGGTATTGGTGGTTTCTTATATCGGCTATGAGGCTAAAGAGATCAACATAAATGGCCGGGAGCAGATCGATATCAGCCTGCAGGAACAGGATAAAAGCCTGGAGCAGGTAGTGGTGGTAGGTTATGGAACCCAGAAAAGAAAAGATCTTACAGGAGCGGTGAGCTCGGTTAGCGGCGCTGAACTGGCAAAAGTGCCGGTGCAGCATGTAGGACAGGCGCTCCAGGGGCGACTGGCGGGCGTTCAGGTAACCATGAATGATGGCTCCCCGGGTGCCGACCCTACCATAAAAATACGCGGAGGGACCTCCATTTCGCAAAGCAACCAGCCTTTATACGTAATTGACGGGGTGCCGCAAACCGATGGCATTGGCTTTCTGGATCCCACAGATATAGAATCGGTGGATGTACTGAAAGATGCTTCTGCGATTGCTATTTATGGAGCACGCGGCGGCAATGGTGTAGTATTGATTACCACCAAACAAACCAAGGCCGGCAAAGTGACCGTGAACTACGATGGTTATGTGGGGGCCAAACACATTACAAAAGAAATTCCGGTAATGAACGGCTATGATTATTTGCTATTGAGCTATGAGCGCTCGCTGGGGGATGCCACCCGCCTGGCCGCCTTTACGAAGCAATACGGCTCCTATGATTCCCTGCAGTTTTTGTATGGCAATCGCCCGGGTATCAACTGGCAAAAAGAAACCTTTGGCAGCACGGTATACAATCAATACCATAAAGTGAGCGTAAGCGGGGGAAGTAAGGATACGAAGATCAATATGTTCTTCTCGCGTAACAAGGATAATGGCATTATGATTCACAGTGCATCTACCAAAAACATCGGGAAGCTTTCCGTAAATCAGAAAGTGGGCGAACGGCTCAATGTGAATGCCATTGTAAGTTACTCCAATCAAAAAATAGAAGGATTGTCCCCGGCAGAAGGAGGTAACGCCCGTTTGGCAGTATTACAAACCATTTTGCAGTATCGCCCGGTAGCCGGCAGGGGTACTGCGGATGATGATCTGATCGATTATGAAACGGATCCGGTAGACAACCCGGGCGGGGCTCCCACTTTTCAAAGCCCGGTAATCGGCGCCCGTTCAAGATTAAGAGAGTCCGTTATTAATATAATGAACGCCAATGTAACCGCTCAGTATAAACTTACCAAAAATATAACCTATCGGGGTGTGATCGGTTATATAATCAAAGACACAAAACTTAAACAGTTTAATACCAAAGAGTCGATTACGGCCATCCGCAGCGGCGGACCATTCGGAAGCATCGGTCAGGCAAAAGATCCCCGTTTTACTTACAGTAACACGCTTACTTTCAGCAAGACCTTTGCCGCAGCGCACCGGCTGGACGTAATGGCCGGACAGGAATACCAGTATACCTACCACGAAGATTTCAGTGCCAGTTCCAATGCCTTTCCTTCGGTAAACAATGGTTGGGATAACCTGTCGTTAGGCACGGTGCTGGGTACGCCTTCATCATATGCCGAAGAAGATAAATTGCTTTCCTATTTTGCAAGAGCCAACTATGGATATAAAGATAAATACCTGTTTACAGCCACCATGCGTGCGGATGGCTCTTCCAAATTTGGTGCGAATAACCGCTGGGGATACTTTCCTTCAGCAGCATTTGCCTGGCGGATCATCAACGAGCATTTTATGAAAAACAGCACCCTGTTTTCCGATCTGAAACTGCGCCTGGGTTATGGCCTTACCGGTAATAACCGCATCGCCAACTATGCGGCACTGGGTATTTATGGTACCGGCTCTTATAATCTTAATAATACCGTTGTGATATCAGCCGCTCAAAACAATCTGCCCAATCCCAACCTGAAATGGGAGGCCACCGAAGGTCGCAACATCGGGCTGGACATGGGCTTTTTAAATCAGCGGATCACGTTAACGGCAGAGGTTTATGACAATCGCTCGAGGAACCTGCTGTTTAATACCCGCATCCCCTCGAGTTCGGGCTTTGTGACCCAGTTTCAAAATATTGGAAGTACCTCCAGCAAAGGGTTGGAGTTTACGCTCAATACAGTGAACATAAAAAAAACAGACTTTAGCTGGAGTTCCAGTCTCAACATCTCGTTCCCCAAAACAAAAGTGCTGGAACTGAGCCAGGGTGAAAATGCTATGGTATTGCCCAGCTATACCGGCTATAACAGCAATCCCAGTATCAACGACTATATCCTGCAGGTTGGACAACCGGTAGGGATGATGTATGGCTACGTAGCAGATGGGTTATACCAGGTAAGCGATTTTGATTTTAACACTACCACCAATACCTACACTTTAAAACCAGGCGTGGTTCAGGATAACCGTACTGTGCAGCCGGGGTATCAGAAATTTAAAGACATCAGCGGACCAGACGGGGTACCCGATGGCAGGATTACCGATCTGGACCGGACGGTCATCGGCAATTCTAATCCTAAATATACCGGCGGCTTTAACAACACGGTTACCTATAAAGGATTTGATCTAAGCGCATTTGTGAACTTCACTGTAGGAAATGATATTTATAATGCCAATGTGCTGAACAACTCCGCTTTGAGCCAGGATTATAAAAACACGTTGGCCCGCTTCTCAGACCGGTGGATGACCATTGATGCCAGTGGCCAGCGGGTAACCGACCCTGCTGCTTTGGAAGCACTGAACAAAGGAAAAACCGTAGCTTCTTATATCGGCATGGTATCCGACCGGCCTTACAGTACTCTGGTGGAAGACGGATCGTTTTTGAGAATTAACAATATCAGCCTGGGCTATACCCTGCCGAAGCTTTTTTTGAAAAAAGCAAAAATTGCTAATGCGCGTGTCTATATCACCGCATACAATCTGCATGTATTTACCAGCTATTCGGGTTATGATCCTGAAGTAAGCGTGGTAAACAACGCCCTTACACCCGGTGTGGATTTTAGCGCATATCCGCGGGCAAGGTCCTTTGTGGCGGGTATCAATTTGTCCTTATAA